The proteins below are encoded in one region of Synergistaceae bacterium:
- a CDS encoding ABC transporter substrate-binding protein, giving the protein MKRLFTMLSVVAIVGLLLCGEALAVNYSQGADDSKVVVGNSAATSGPYAPVGVPFLAGIEAYLKMVNAEGGIDGRQIIFNHIADDEFDPAKGKAALANLVEDEKVFAIVGHFGTPVVAATVEDLKEYGIPAVYFATGIGQLYADNAKTNAEGYNIFPVQPLYITEGRIMAAYATGRFRAKKVGIIYTNDDAGMNLYRGATDQIKEMDGIEFVAEQVTAGTADVSATVTSIKNAGVDFIIVASIQGTMPTIVKELAAQSVNKDCVTTYVNVDIAMSSAIVNDIKSKFDVYGLGWVAYDDQGALDLYVKWAPEQYAMNTYAQTGWVAGCFFCEGLRRITGQDITWENYMKTLENGGPIKNPFGGVIDYANGRRRGTQEMNLSKAVPASDQWKSGWEVVAPLTSIEALLAK; this is encoded by the coding sequence ATGAAAAGGTTGTTTACTATGCTTTCTGTAGTAGCGATTGTGGGATTGCTCCTTTGTGGGGAAGCTTTGGCCGTGAACTACTCTCAGGGCGCCGATGACTCCAAGGTAGTGGTAGGGAACTCCGCCGCGACTTCCGGCCCCTATGCTCCTGTTGGTGTGCCGTTTTTGGCGGGTATAGAGGCCTACCTGAAGATGGTGAACGCGGAAGGCGGCATTGACGGGCGTCAAATCATCTTCAACCACATCGCCGATGACGAATTTGACCCAGCCAAGGGCAAAGCGGCTCTGGCAAACCTGGTGGAGGATGAAAAAGTTTTCGCTATCGTCGGGCACTTTGGCACCCCCGTGGTGGCAGCCACTGTAGAGGATCTGAAGGAGTATGGCATTCCGGCCGTTTATTTCGCCACTGGTATCGGTCAACTTTACGCCGACAACGCCAAAACCAACGCTGAGGGTTACAACATCTTCCCGGTACAGCCTCTCTATATCACCGAGGGGCGCATCATGGCGGCTTACGCCACAGGTCGTTTCAGGGCCAAGAAAGTGGGAATCATCTATACCAACGACGACGCGGGCATGAACCTGTATCGGGGCGCGACGGATCAGATCAAGGAGATGGACGGCATCGAGTTCGTGGCCGAGCAGGTCACGGCAGGCACGGCGGACGTGTCGGCGACGGTCACTTCCATCAAGAACGCGGGGGTGGACTTCATTATCGTGGCGTCCATTCAGGGCACTATGCCCACCATCGTGAAAGAGCTGGCCGCTCAGAGCGTCAACAAGGATTGCGTCACCACTTATGTCAACGTGGACATCGCTATGAGCAGTGCTATTGTCAACGATATCAAGAGCAAGTTCGACGTGTACGGCTTGGGGTGGGTGGCCTACGATGATCAGGGCGCGCTGGACCTCTATGTCAAATGGGCACCGGAGCAGTACGCGATGAATACATATGCCCAGACCGGTTGGGTCGCAGGGTGTTTCTTCTGCGAGGGATTGCGTCGCATCACGGGTCAGGACATCACATGGGAGAATTACATGAAGACTCTGGAAAACGGCGGACCTATTAAAAATCCCTTTGGCGGTGTTATCGACTACGCTAACGGCAGGCGTCGTGGAACCCAGGAAATGAACCTCTCCAAGGCCGTTCCTGCCTCCGATCAATGGAAATCCGGCTGGGAAGTTGTGGCGCCTCTCACCAGCATTGAGGCTCTGCTCGCCAAATAG
- a CDS encoding ABC transporter ATP-binding protein, protein MSGIALSVKGLKVRYGAIEAVKGVDIDLLEGQIVALLGANGAGKTSTLRTLSGLNPAASGKITCYGRDITNMDAEKIAALGIAQSPEGRQIFGDMTVEENMKVGAFTVRDKKVIEEGFKRCYRFFPRLQERKKQMSYTLSGGELQMLAMARALMANPKILLLDEPSLGLAPLVVRDIFAIISEIRQEGATVLIVEQNALQTLKIADYAYVMEVGEINIHGPASELIRDTRLVEAYLGSV, encoded by the coding sequence ATGAGCGGAATCGCTTTGAGCGTGAAGGGACTGAAAGTGCGCTACGGGGCGATCGAGGCCGTGAAGGGCGTAGATATTGATCTGCTGGAAGGGCAAATCGTGGCGCTGCTGGGGGCTAACGGCGCGGGCAAAACCTCCACGTTAAGGACGCTTTCCGGTCTGAACCCCGCGGCGAGCGGCAAGATAACCTGTTACGGACGAGACATCACGAATATGGACGCCGAGAAGATAGCCGCCCTGGGCATCGCCCAGTCCCCTGAGGGGCGCCAGATTTTTGGCGATATGACGGTGGAGGAAAACATGAAGGTGGGCGCCTTCACAGTGCGCGACAAAAAAGTGATCGAAGAGGGTTTCAAACGCTGTTACCGATTCTTCCCACGTTTGCAAGAACGGAAAAAGCAGATGAGTTACACTCTTTCAGGTGGCGAGCTACAAATGTTGGCCATGGCCAGAGCTTTGATGGCCAACCCAAAGATTTTGCTGCTGGACGAACCTTCTTTGGGGCTTGCTCCCCTGGTGGTGCGAGATATTTTCGCCATTATCAGCGAGATCAGACAGGAGGGCGCCACGGTGTTGATTGTAGAGCAGAACGCGCTGCAGACCTTAAAGATCGCCGACTACGCTTACGTTATGGAGGTAGGGGAGATCAATATACACGGCCCTGCCTCTGAACTGATACGGGACACCCGGCTGGTGGAGGCTTACCTGGGCTCTGTCTAG
- a CDS encoding ABC transporter ATP-binding protein — protein sequence MSMDDPLMNLGAAPQETTHTLTDQEVLRVERLSISFGGLKAVNDLTFAVRKKEIFGLIGPNGAGKTTVFNCITHFYKPDEGNVFFRVGDENTEKAEKVEKVVNLIDYPVHNVIRLGLARTFQNVEVIKELSLLDNVLVGAHIDFKSTIFAQAFKLPQARREERLFRKKAEEALEFLGIADRKDLPAGGQPYGVLKKVELARTLMAKPRLIILDEPAAGLNDTETHSLSGVIRQVRDEYHCAILLVEHDMRLVMGVCDRICAISFGKFLACDSPREIQRNKLVQEAYLGEEEA from the coding sequence ATGAGTATGGACGATCCCCTCATGAATTTGGGCGCGGCTCCCCAGGAGACCACCCACACCCTAACAGACCAGGAGGTATTGCGGGTGGAGCGCTTGTCCATCAGCTTTGGCGGTCTCAAGGCTGTCAACGATCTGACCTTCGCCGTGCGTAAAAAAGAGATTTTTGGGCTCATCGGTCCTAACGGCGCGGGTAAAACCACGGTCTTCAACTGCATCACTCACTTCTACAAGCCTGACGAGGGCAACGTGTTTTTCCGCGTCGGCGACGAAAACACGGAAAAAGCGGAAAAAGTGGAAAAAGTGGTGAACCTGATCGATTACCCTGTGCACAACGTCATCCGGCTGGGTCTGGCGCGCACGTTCCAGAACGTGGAGGTCATCAAGGAACTCTCGTTGTTGGATAACGTCCTTGTGGGGGCGCATATCGACTTCAAGAGCACGATCTTCGCACAGGCCTTCAAGTTACCTCAGGCCCGGAGGGAAGAACGGCTTTTCCGAAAGAAGGCGGAGGAAGCTCTGGAATTTTTGGGCATCGCGGACCGGAAAGATCTGCCGGCGGGTGGACAGCCCTATGGTGTTTTGAAGAAAGTCGAGCTGGCCCGTACCCTAATGGCGAAACCCCGGTTGATTATTTTGGATGAGCCGGCGGCGGGCTTGAATGATACCGAAACCCACAGCTTGTCGGGGGTGATTCGTCAGGTGCGGGATGAATATCACTGCGCCATTCTTTTGGTGGAGCACGACATGCGTCTGGTGATGGGAGTGTGTGACAGAATCTGCGCCATTTCCTTCGGCAAATTTTTGGCCTGCGACTCGCCGAGGGAAATTCAGCGTAACAAGCTGGTGCAGGAGGCTTATCTTGGGGAGGAAGAGGCATGA
- a CDS encoding branched-chain amino acid ABC transporter permease, whose translation MNDIHSTPGGKSGFVAAVWRNTYLRFVVFGLLLAGLPQLSNMGLMRNSTLNYIGNVLIYAVAALGLNLLLGYSGLISLGTAGFMGLGSYIAAYIVKDLGMSFWAALLAAVLIPTLIGVIVGLISLRIEGIYLAIATLCVSEILLKSFEQVDAITGGMQGKSVSYPVIFGHSFTRSGTFILLVVFLILMMILTHNLVNGQIGRALHTMRGSEVAAQAMGINLLKYRLVAFSLATAYAALSGVLYVFFIKFSYPSVWNLNLSLYVLAAVVIGGFRSIYGTVVGAFVVWGIPDIFLKNIPVLGGINGLPYIFNGILIIVVIMFAPQGISGLWHLSRRFLQKFRRAPSRERKVG comes from the coding sequence ATGAACGATATCCATTCGACTCCTGGAGGCAAAAGCGGGTTCGTCGCGGCGGTTTGGCGCAACACCTATCTGCGTTTTGTTGTTTTCGGGCTTCTCCTGGCCGGTCTGCCGCAGCTCTCGAACATGGGCCTGATGAGAAACAGCACGTTAAATTACATTGGAAACGTGCTGATCTACGCGGTGGCTGCCTTGGGGCTGAACTTGCTGCTGGGTTACTCCGGGCTCATCTCGCTGGGGACGGCGGGGTTCATGGGGTTGGGGTCCTATATTGCGGCCTATATTGTCAAGGATTTGGGCATGTCCTTTTGGGCGGCTCTTTTGGCCGCAGTTCTCATTCCTACCCTGATAGGCGTCATAGTGGGGCTCATTTCGTTGCGCATCGAGGGTATTTATCTCGCTATCGCCACTCTCTGCGTGTCGGAGATCCTGCTGAAGAGCTTTGAGCAAGTGGACGCCATAACGGGAGGTATGCAGGGCAAGAGCGTCTCCTATCCCGTCATCTTTGGGCACTCGTTCACCCGCAGCGGGACCTTCATCTTGTTGGTGGTGTTTCTCATCTTGATGATGATTCTCACTCACAACCTAGTGAACGGCCAGATAGGCCGCGCGCTCCACACTATGAGAGGCAGCGAAGTAGCGGCTCAAGCTATGGGCATCAACTTGCTGAAGTACCGCCTCGTCGCCTTCTCCCTGGCCACGGCTTACGCGGCGCTCTCCGGCGTGTTGTACGTGTTCTTCATCAAATTTTCCTATCCCTCCGTGTGGAATCTGAACCTTTCGCTATATGTGCTGGCCGCCGTGGTCATCGGAGGGTTCCGTTCCATCTACGGTACAGTGGTGGGCGCCTTTGTGGTGTGGGGGATACCGGATATCTTCTTGAAGAACATTCCAGTTCTAGGCGGCATCAACGGGTTGCCTTACATTTTTAACGGCATTCTCATTATTGTGGTCATCATGTTCGCGCCTCAGGGAATCTCTGGGCTGTGGCACCTGTCGAGGCGATTTCTGCAAAAGTTCAGACGCGCGCCCTCTAGGGAAAGGAAAGTAGGATGA
- a CDS encoding branched-chain amino acid ABC transporter permease, translating into MGNEWGTILQLFTRSLETGSVYALAALGIIIIYRTSVITHFAQGSMGMFSTFVVTYAFLSLRLPLWLSTLCGVVSAVFTGFLVDVLIIRRTKKVSPVGKQIITLGLIMVFLGLAPMMFGVAPLLLPRFIQSGDLSFGGASISYNAILNISLGLLIMGILFYVLQETKMGLAIRATASNEPVARLMGVPTRQVTLTAWALAGILGCLSGVMIAPTTTVTTVLMNPVQVNALFACVLGGFQSFYGPVLGAYIIGVGRNLLVYYVSSIWGEQIMYLLILIFLIFRPNGIIGQKFIKKV; encoded by the coding sequence GTGGGCAACGAATGGGGTACCATCCTGCAGCTTTTCACGCGCAGCCTAGAGACGGGCAGCGTATACGCTCTCGCCGCGCTCGGCATCATCATCATTTATCGCACCAGCGTTATCACGCATTTCGCTCAGGGGTCCATGGGCATGTTCAGCACTTTTGTGGTCACCTACGCGTTTTTGTCTCTGCGCCTGCCTCTGTGGCTTTCCACTCTGTGCGGAGTCGTCTCCGCCGTGTTCACCGGGTTCCTGGTGGACGTACTGATCATTCGCCGGACGAAAAAGGTGTCGCCGGTGGGTAAACAGATCATCACCCTGGGGCTTATTATGGTGTTCCTTGGACTGGCCCCCATGATGTTCGGGGTGGCTCCTTTGCTGCTGCCTCGCTTCATACAAAGCGGAGATCTATCTTTTGGGGGAGCGTCCATCTCCTACAACGCCATTTTGAACATCAGCCTGGGACTGCTCATCATGGGAATTTTGTTTTACGTGCTTCAGGAAACCAAAATGGGTCTCGCCATACGTGCAACAGCATCCAACGAGCCTGTGGCCCGCCTGATGGGCGTGCCCACCCGGCAGGTAACGCTGACGGCCTGGGCCTTGGCGGGGATCTTGGGCTGCCTGTCGGGGGTAATGATCGCCCCCACCACCACGGTGACCACAGTCTTGATGAACCCCGTGCAGGTCAACGCCCTTTTTGCCTGCGTGCTGGGCGGGTTCCAGTCTTTCTATGGTCCGGTTTTGGGTGCCTATATCATAGGAGTGGGACGCAATTTGCTTGTGTATTACGTCAGTTCCATATGGGGCGAGCAAATTATGTACCTTCTCATTCTGATTTTCCTTATCTTTCGCCCTAACGGAATCATCGGCCAAAAATTCATCAAAAAGGTCTAG
- a CDS encoding 3-oxoacyl-ACP synthase — translation MKAKNVGIVGHGLYLPQSIMTAKEISEATKGIWSEEAVRDKLGIVKKTIPGPEDGTQEMGARAAQDALNRASLDPKEIDVILCVGEEWKEYPLTTSALYIQDRIGAVNAWGIDVANRCCTTCAAIKMAKDMLIADDEIRTVLIAGGYRNGDFVDYTDKDMSMMYNLAAGGGALILQKNLDKNLVLGSHVMADGSLARDAGVEIGGIAVPFTPDNVEEGYKSLRLLNAPHMKTRLNEVSVSNWYHCIDESLRKSGGLTRKDIDYLAILHFKRSQHLAMVAELGLTPEQTFYLEDYGHMGQIDQILSLSLGLEHGKVKDGTLVTMIAAGIGYVWASTCVRWGK, via the coding sequence GTGAAAGCTAAAAATGTTGGCATTGTGGGTCATGGTTTGTATTTGCCTCAATCGATCATGACCGCCAAAGAAATATCGGAGGCGACTAAGGGCATTTGGAGCGAGGAGGCCGTCAGAGATAAGCTGGGGATTGTCAAAAAAACCATCCCGGGCCCGGAGGACGGCACCCAGGAGATGGGGGCTCGCGCCGCGCAAGACGCGCTGAATCGCGCCAGTCTGGACCCGAAGGAGATCGACGTGATTCTCTGCGTGGGCGAGGAGTGGAAAGAATACCCCCTCACCACCTCAGCGCTTTACATCCAGGACAGAATCGGCGCCGTGAACGCTTGGGGCATCGACGTGGCGAACCGCTGTTGTACCACCTGCGCGGCCATTAAAATGGCGAAGGACATGCTGATCGCCGACGACGAAATCCGAACCGTCCTAATCGCCGGCGGGTACCGCAATGGCGACTTTGTGGACTATACCGACAAAGACATGAGCATGATGTACAACCTAGCGGCTGGCGGCGGCGCGCTGATTCTGCAAAAAAACCTGGACAAAAACCTGGTGCTGGGAAGCCACGTTATGGCCGATGGCTCCCTGGCACGAGACGCGGGTGTCGAGATCGGCGGTATCGCGGTACCGTTCACACCTGACAACGTGGAAGAAGGCTACAAATCCCTGCGCCTGCTGAACGCCCCTCATATGAAAACACGCCTGAACGAGGTCAGCGTCTCGAATTGGTACCATTGCATCGACGAGAGCCTCCGCAAAAGCGGCGGCCTCACTCGAAAGGATATTGATTACCTCGCCATCCTTCACTTCAAACGGAGCCAGCACTTGGCGATGGTCGCGGAGCTGGGTCTCACGCCGGAACAGACCTTTTACTTAGAAGACTACGGCCATATGGGACAGATCGACCAGATTCTTTCCCTGTCCCTGGGACTGGAGCACGGCAAGGTCAAGGACGGCACCCTTGTGACCATGATAGCCGCCGGCATCGGGTACGTGTGGGCCTCTACCTGCGTGCGCTGGGGCAAATAA
- a CDS encoding alpha/beta hydrolase yields MATFRYEERDLYYEDMGSGEPLLVLNGVFMSCESWKLFERRFTEKNRLLLLDFPDQGKSAKMDREYTQDLPAGAAGALIEHLGLSSVNLAGISYGGEVAMKLASLRPEKVKRLVLANTTAYTSPWLRDIGHSWEYACKSYDGHQFFKTCIPIIYSPWFYEKNYEWCAAREETFVKTFAPEVYDSFARLIRSAEFHDERENLRKITASTLVISSEYDYVTPLCQQRELVDLIPEAVGHVVIEGCGHASMYEKPSEFASLLLGFVNGSAEVRVA; encoded by the coding sequence ATGGCGACCTTTCGGTATGAGGAGCGGGATCTGTATTACGAAGACATGGGCAGCGGCGAACCCTTGCTGGTCTTAAACGGGGTCTTCATGTCCTGCGAATCCTGGAAACTCTTCGAGCGCAGATTTACGGAGAAAAACCGTCTTTTGTTGCTGGACTTCCCAGATCAGGGCAAAAGCGCGAAAATGGACCGGGAGTACACTCAGGACCTTCCGGCGGGGGCGGCGGGGGCTCTCATAGAACATCTGGGATTGAGCTCCGTGAATCTGGCGGGCATCAGCTACGGCGGTGAAGTGGCCATGAAGCTGGCCTCCCTTCGCCCGGAAAAAGTAAAGCGCCTGGTTCTCGCCAACACGACCGCCTATACCTCTCCTTGGCTACGGGACATCGGGCATTCCTGGGAGTACGCCTGCAAGAGTTACGACGGCCACCAGTTTTTCAAGACCTGCATCCCGATTATCTACTCCCCTTGGTTTTACGAAAAAAATTACGAATGGTGCGCGGCCAGGGAGGAAACGTTCGTCAAGACCTTCGCTCCGGAGGTGTACGACTCTTTCGCGCGATTGATTCGCAGCGCTGAGTTTCACGACGAGCGTGAGAATCTGCGTAAAATAACGGCTTCCACCTTGGTTATTTCCTCCGAATACGACTATGTGACCCCGCTCTGCCAGCAGCGGGAGCTGGTGGATCTTATACCCGAAGCTGTCGGACATGTGGTCATCGAGGGGTGCGGTCATGCCTCGATGTACGAAAAGCCGTCGGAGTTCGCTTCCCTGCTTCTCGGTTTCGTCAATGGCTCGGCGGAAGTACGCGTAGCCTGA
- a CDS encoding MaoC family dehydratase, whose amino-acid sequence MGVIRYTFSELAIGMKDSLAHTVTREDVQQFADLTGDRNPLHVDEEFARNSIFGKPIAHGMFGAGFISAVLGLRLPGPGSLYMDQSLRFKKPVFIGDTITATAEITDLNPEKYQVRLSTICTNQEGAVVIEGEALLRFKILEK is encoded by the coding sequence ATGGGAGTTATTCGATACACTTTTTCCGAGCTTGCGATAGGAATGAAGGATTCGCTGGCGCACACGGTCACTCGTGAAGACGTTCAGCAATTCGCGGATTTGACGGGGGACCGTAACCCTCTCCACGTGGATGAGGAATTCGCGCGAAATTCTATATTCGGGAAGCCTATCGCCCACGGGATGTTCGGAGCCGGCTTCATCTCCGCCGTGCTGGGCCTGCGGCTTCCCGGTCCGGGCAGTCTGTACATGGATCAGTCCCTTCGATTCAAAAAGCCCGTTTTTATCGGGGACACGATCACGGCCACCGCCGAGATAACGGACCTCAACCCCGAAAAATATCAAGTGCGCCTGTCGACGATCTGTACTAACCAAGAGGGCGCGGTCGTTATCGAAGGCGAAGCGTTGTTACGTTTCAAAATTTTGGAAAAATAA
- a CDS encoding TetR/AcrR family transcriptional regulator gives MPTRTFRNLAVEKQEKILQAAIREFKQRNVQEANLSNIVSAAGISRGSLYQYFSNREDMYVYIFDTLRARRAEYVKPAFNLYKKAPFIEFFEAFYLRDSEFLLMHPDHIELGKQLYSHAHGVSRGLIQRQQIQYKESFLIAIEFDKERNIIAPDIDSSALAELCVHFVTDIFIFHSVTSQLSMENIRRHASKTLYIIKNGITLRNAFPLDNQSSRQ, from the coding sequence ATGCCGACTCGAACATTCCGCAACCTGGCAGTGGAAAAACAGGAAAAAATTTTACAGGCTGCCATTAGAGAATTCAAGCAGCGCAACGTACAGGAGGCGAACCTCTCCAACATCGTCAGCGCGGCCGGAATTTCTCGCGGTAGCCTGTATCAATACTTTTCAAACAGGGAAGATATGTACGTCTATATTTTCGACACTTTGCGCGCGCGGCGCGCCGAGTACGTAAAGCCCGCCTTCAATCTGTATAAGAAAGCGCCTTTCATCGAGTTTTTCGAGGCCTTTTACTTGCGCGACAGCGAGTTTTTGCTGATGCACCCGGACCATATTGAGTTGGGTAAACAACTATACAGTCATGCTCACGGCGTTTCCCGTGGACTGATCCAGCGTCAGCAAATCCAATACAAAGAATCCTTTCTCATCGCCATCGAGTTCGACAAGGAACGAAATATCATTGCGCCCGATATCGACTCCTCCGCCTTGGCCGAGTTGTGCGTGCATTTTGTCACCGACATCTTCATCTTCCATAGCGTGACGAGCCAGCTTTCCATGGAAAATATCCGCCGGCATGCGAGCAAGACCCTGTACATCATCAAAAACGGCATCACCCTGCGGAACGCGTTCCCTTTGGACAACCAATCGAGCCGTCAATGA
- a CDS encoding SDR family oxidoreductase yields the protein MADSGRPSVGVYLEKIFSLDGKVILFTGATGGIGSVLCKGFANAGASVALCDMDAAKLAELEKEIKSESEIESESGREVSSFVLDLTRMDDIQNCVERVVEKHGRIDVLFNCAGINKREGLLDVEESTYDRIMQINLKGLYFISQKVAKHMRKAGKGNIINMASHNSVGMLGGCGVYGATKSALTALTRSMAVEWAKFGIRANAIAPGHILTPLTTVTWEHPTRSRYLKERIAMERPGTPEEILGTALLLASDASSYMSGMMVHIDGGCLAGGAPWDFDTKY from the coding sequence TTGGCGGATTCAGGACGCCCGTCCGTGGGGGTATATCTGGAGAAGATTTTTTCTCTCGACGGAAAAGTGATTCTTTTTACAGGCGCGACCGGAGGAATCGGCAGCGTCCTTTGCAAAGGCTTCGCCAACGCTGGTGCGTCCGTGGCGCTCTGTGACATGGACGCCGCTAAATTGGCGGAACTGGAGAAAGAAATCAAATCAGAATCAGAAATCGAATCAGAGAGCGGAAGGGAGGTTTCTTCGTTCGTCCTTGATCTTACGCGCATGGACGACATCCAGAATTGCGTGGAACGGGTGGTGGAGAAACACGGGCGGATCGACGTCCTGTTCAACTGCGCGGGAATCAACAAACGCGAGGGCCTGCTTGACGTGGAGGAAAGCACCTACGACCGCATCATGCAGATCAACCTGAAGGGGCTGTATTTCATCTCCCAGAAGGTCGCGAAACACATGCGGAAAGCGGGGAAGGGTAACATCATCAACATGGCGTCGCACAACTCCGTGGGGATGTTGGGGGGATGCGGCGTCTACGGCGCGACAAAAAGCGCCCTCACCGCGCTGACCCGCTCAATGGCGGTGGAGTGGGCAAAGTTCGGCATCCGTGCCAACGCCATCGCGCCCGGCCATATCCTGACCCCCCTGACCACCGTGACCTGGGAGCATCCGACGCGGAGCCGTTACCTGAAGGAACGTATCGCGATGGAGCGCCCTGGCACACCGGAGGAAATACTGGGAACCGCCCTTCTGCTGGCATCCGACGCGTCTTCGTACATGTCCGGGATGATGGTCCACATCGACGGCGGCTGTTTGGCCGGCGGCGCGCCCTGGGACTTCGACACTAAGTATTGA
- a CDS encoding tripartite tricarboxylate transporter permease yields the protein MEYFQHITGMFVAMTRDPWIIALIFGGSVMGLLVGVIPGLTATMALALLINISYGMPLERAVAFLLAVYVGATSGGLCSAIMINIPGTPAAAATTLDGFPLAKQGKGGLAIGTGFIASFIGTVFSILIMLTLTPVLYLIAMKFGHWEMFLLAIFGIMICGSLSTDKDPIKGWIVGFLGFALSMVGMEAIYAYPRFTFGIFQLRGGIPLIATLIGVFGISEVLGVLQESVPYKIEGKVGRVIPPFNVFKPLIPSILRSGVIGVIIGIIPGAGEDVGAWLAYDIGKRRSKDGDKFGTGILEGVLCPEVANNAVIGGAMIPLLTLAVPGSPPAAMFLAAMNLHGVRPGPMLNIENPAFLPMVGAALMCASVAMLFWGLLLAKPMVSVLKIKRELLLPLVVPLTVIGAYSGGVRIFDVYLMLFAGMIGYFLRQMDYPLAPMVLGLILGPLADVSFRQALMQSRGAFLPLLQRPIGLILLVAVAWLIWGGIVRARAYYRRLEAEAAS from the coding sequence ATGGAATATTTCCAGCATATCACGGGAATGTTCGTCGCTATGACGCGGGACCCGTGGATTATTGCTTTAATTTTCGGCGGGTCCGTCATGGGGCTTCTGGTGGGGGTCATTCCCGGCCTGACCGCGACGATGGCTCTGGCTCTTCTGATCAACATCTCCTACGGAATGCCGCTGGAGCGAGCCGTGGCTTTTCTTTTGGCCGTCTATGTCGGGGCGACGTCGGGGGGATTGTGCTCGGCCATCATGATCAACATCCCTGGAACACCCGCCGCGGCTGCGACAACTCTCGACGGCTTTCCTCTGGCTAAGCAGGGCAAGGGCGGACTGGCCATCGGTACGGGGTTTATCGCGTCTTTCATCGGAACGGTCTTCAGCATTCTCATCATGCTGACCCTGACGCCGGTGCTCTATCTCATCGCCATGAAATTCGGGCACTGGGAGATGTTCCTTCTGGCGATATTCGGCATCATGATCTGCGGTTCCCTCAGCACCGACAAAGACCCCATCAAAGGCTGGATCGTCGGATTTCTCGGCTTCGCCCTCTCGATGGTGGGTATGGAGGCAATCTACGCCTATCCACGCTTCACATTCGGCATTTTCCAGCTCAGGGGCGGCATTCCCCTGATCGCGACCCTGATCGGCGTGTTCGGCATCTCGGAGGTCCTGGGCGTGTTGCAGGAGAGTGTTCCCTATAAAATCGAAGGAAAAGTAGGCCGAGTCATTCCGCCCTTCAATGTCTTCAAACCGCTAATTCCCTCTATTCTACGCTCCGGGGTCATCGGGGTTATTATCGGTATTATCCCTGGCGCCGGGGAAGACGTGGGGGCGTGGCTGGCCTACGACATCGGCAAAAGGCGATCCAAAGACGGCGACAAATTCGGAACTGGAATTCTGGAGGGCGTTCTCTGCCCTGAGGTCGCGAACAACGCCGTCATCGGCGGGGCGATGATTCCTCTTCTGACGCTGGCCGTACCGGGAAGCCCCCCCGCCGCTATGTTCTTGGCCGCGATGAACCTCCACGGCGTCCGCCCGGGACCGATGCTCAACATTGAAAACCCGGCGTTCCTTCCCATGGTAGGGGCCGCGCTGATGTGCGCGTCGGTCGCGATGCTCTTCTGGGGGTTGCTTCTGGCGAAACCGATGGTGAGCGTTCTCAAAATCAAGAGAGAGCTACTCCTTCCCCTTGTCGTCCCTCTGACGGTCATCGGGGCTTACAGCGGCGGTGTCCGAATTTTCGACGTGTACCTGATGCTATTCGCTGGAATGATCGGCTACTTCCTTCGGCAAATGGATTACCCGCTGGCCCCGATGGTACTGGGACTGATCTTAGGACCCCTCGCCGACGTTAGTTTCCGGCAGGCCCTTATGCAAAGCCGCGGGGCGTTCTTGCCCCTTCTTCAGCGTCCCATCGGCCTGATTCTGCTGGTTGCTGTCGCGTGGCTGATCTGGGGCGGCATCGTCCGCGCGAGGGCCTACTATAGAAGACTGGAAGCCGAAGCCGCCTCCTGA
- a CDS encoding tripartite tricarboxylate transporter TctB family protein translates to MSNKAQKLAGADFITAVLLILFGGMFFMGARNMRIYQTFFISPGFFPMILGILFVFFGGVLLYTSSLRGGRVDALRILSAGNLKRSFTSPVFKKGSVVFLLILGYVALLGKFNFAVLSMAYLFLTFLFLKATKWYWMIAISVAAPLIVQVVFSQLFRIPLP, encoded by the coding sequence TTGTCAAATAAAGCGCAGAAATTGGCGGGAGCGGATTTCATTACGGCGGTTCTGTTGATTCTATTCGGCGGAATGTTTTTTATGGGCGCGCGGAACATGAGGATATACCAGACGTTCTTCATATCGCCTGGTTTTTTTCCGATGATTCTGGGGATTCTTTTTGTATTCTTTGGAGGTGTTCTTCTTTATACTTCGTCGCTGAGAGGGGGACGCGTGGATGCCCTTCGTATTCTCTCGGCCGGCAACCTCAAAAGAAGCTTCACCTCTCCCGTCTTTAAAAAGGGAAGCGTCGTTTTCTTATTGATCCTCGGCTACGTGGCTCTTCTAGGTAAATTCAACTTCGCCGTTCTGAGCATGGCGTACCTTTTTTTGACGTTCCTTTTTCTGAAGGCGACGAAATGGTACTGGATGATCGCCATCTCCGTGGCCGCACCGCTAATCGTTCAGGTGGTTTTCAGCCAACTCTTCAGGATTCCCTTGCCATGA